From a single Litoribacterium kuwaitense genomic region:
- a CDS encoding heavy-metal-associated domain-containing protein — MEKTIIRVQGMMYNQCETLVTQAVLKVQGVAAAEAHLERGTVEIQHESDVERNALVAAIQAKGFDAVSE, encoded by the coding sequence GTGGAAAAAACAATCATACGTGTCCAAGGCATGATGTACAATCAATGTGAGACATTAGTTACTCAAGCCGTTTTAAAGGTTCAAGGTGTAGCTGCGGCAGAGGCGCACTTAGAGCGGGGGACTGTTGAAATACAGCATGAGTCCGATGTTGAGCGAAACGCGCTCGTGGCAGCCATTCAAGCGAAAGGTTTTGACGCTGTGAGTGAATAG
- a CDS encoding metal-sensitive transcriptional regulator: MSNDVKHTHRNEEEKTMLLHRLRRVEGQIRGLQQMIENDRYCVDILIQMSAAQSALRKTGYELLEQHLGHCVKNAIKNGDEKEAIDELMRVFKQFDKG, from the coding sequence ATGTCAAATGATGTGAAGCATACGCATCGTAATGAAGAGGAGAAGACAATGCTTCTTCATCGTTTACGGAGAGTCGAGGGGCAGATTCGAGGTTTGCAGCAAATGATTGAGAACGATCGTTACTGCGTTGATATATTGATCCAAATGTCTGCAGCTCAATCGGCATTGCGTAAAACAGGCTACGAATTATTGGAACAGCATTTAGGGCATTGTGTAAAAAATGCGATCAAAAATGGCGATGAAAAGGAAGCCATTGATGAATTAATGCGCGTGTTTAAACAGTTCGACAAAGGATAG
- a CDS encoding aspartyl-phosphate phosphatase Spo0E family protein, translating into MLEWEVVDKNEYLMCIHEKRTEMIKIAQTDGLNGELTIQASQELDHLLNAYHNYLVLQSKHRGRKVGTIA; encoded by the coding sequence TTGTTAGAGTGGGAAGTCGTAGATAAAAATGAATATCTCATGTGCATTCATGAAAAAAGAACTGAGATGATAAAAATTGCCCAGACAGATGGGTTGAATGGTGAATTAACAATTCAAGCAAGTCAAGAATTGGACCATTTGTTGAATGCATATCATAACTACCTCGTTTTACAAAGTAAACACAGAGGTAGGAAAGTAGGAACGATTGCATAG
- a CDS encoding RrF2 family transcriptional regulator codes for MRLTHYTDYSLRVLIYLATKNTNDLTTIQEIADAYDISKNHLMKIIYELGKVGVIETIRGRNGGIRLAQAPENINLAWLVREVEEDFHLVECFNSEKNQCVLTPSCRLKGILGEALAAYFQVLEKYTLNDLVQHRDELSALFFPNG; via the coding sequence ATGAGATTGACTCATTATACAGATTATTCACTGCGTGTGTTAATTTATTTGGCGACAAAAAATACCAATGACTTGACGACAATACAGGAGATTGCTGATGCTTACGACATTTCAAAAAATCACTTAATGAAAATCATATACGAATTGGGAAAGGTCGGCGTTATCGAAACCATTCGTGGAAGAAATGGTGGCATTCGACTTGCTCAGGCGCCAGAAAACATCAATCTCGCCTGGCTTGTCAGAGAGGTTGAAGAAGATTTTCATCTCGTCGAGTGCTTTAACTCCGAGAAGAATCAATGTGTGCTCACCCCGTCTTGTAGGCTGAAGGGCATTCTAGGTGAAGCACTTGCCGCTTATTTTCAAGTGCTTGAAAAATATACGCTAAACGATTTAGTTCAACATCGTGATGAACTATCTGCTCTATTTTTTCCTAACGGATAA
- a CDS encoding cysteine hydrolase family protein, whose translation MPTNPTNIIDPKDRKNVALLMIDVINDLEFAGSETLQPQLDPFIKNLLAIRDYATINNFPVIYVNDNFGKWQSDFHQLTEQILHGQSPGQPMVEALQPRADDYAVVKPKQSGFYSTPLEMLLQHLKSDTLILTGLTGDQCILFTAMDAYMRNYHLYVPKDCIITMDKDIEKNALSMIEMNLKADITPFQNRTQDHWLGN comes from the coding sequence ATGCCAACAAACCCAACAAATATTATCGACCCGAAAGATCGAAAAAATGTAGCACTTTTAATGATTGACGTGATTAACGATTTAGAATTTGCAGGCAGTGAGACACTTCAGCCCCAGCTAGATCCATTCATTAAAAACCTTTTAGCTATCCGTGACTATGCTACGATAAATAACTTCCCTGTCATTTATGTCAATGATAATTTCGGTAAATGGCAATCTGATTTTCACCAGCTTACCGAGCAAATCCTGCACGGACAATCGCCTGGCCAACCTATGGTCGAAGCGCTGCAGCCTCGAGCGGATGATTACGCTGTTGTAAAGCCAAAGCAGTCCGGTTTTTATTCAACACCTTTAGAGATGCTGCTTCAACATTTAAAATCAGATACTTTAATCTTAACGGGTCTGACAGGTGATCAATGCATCCTCTTTACAGCGATGGATGCGTATATGCGTAATTATCACCTGTATGTCCCTAAAGATTGTATCATTACGATGGACAAAGACATTGAGAAAAATGCATTAAGCATGATTGAAATGAATTTAAAAGCAGACATTACTCCATTTCAAAATCGTACACAAGACCATTGGCTTGGAAACTAA
- a CDS encoding Gfo/Idh/MocA family protein encodes MIQVAMLSKWHVHAPDYADQAAKHPDISITAVWDEDAERGRAWAQELGVPFEEQLDDILARSDVDGVIIDAPTSMHRDIMLKAAKAKKHIFSEKVLALTAEDCEEVIAEAKEQGIQLMLSLPQLSQSLYLYAKKAMDDGLLGDLTTLRCRMAHNGGVPAGNKKTGWLPPHFYDPQTCGGGALIDLGAHPIYLSNRLAGPAKEVSARMSKHFADEVEDQAVVTVQYENGAIGILETSFVSFGSPFLLELYGTHGVLLMEGESVRLNTIHGEKPGEWQEIKDLPAPTRMPMEQWADQILRATAPDIQPEDMIELTRMNEAAYTSNSAGKPIAVSR; translated from the coding sequence TTGATTCAGGTAGCGATGTTAAGTAAGTGGCATGTTCATGCCCCCGATTATGCAGACCAAGCAGCGAAACACCCTGATATTTCAATTACTGCCGTATGGGATGAGGATGCAGAAAGAGGACGCGCATGGGCACAAGAACTAGGCGTACCTTTTGAAGAACAGCTTGATGATATTTTAGCTAGAAGTGACGTTGATGGTGTCATCATTGATGCCCCAACTTCGATGCATAGAGACATTATGTTAAAGGCAGCAAAGGCGAAAAAGCATATTTTTTCTGAAAAAGTATTGGCGCTTACGGCGGAAGACTGTGAAGAAGTTATTGCTGAAGCGAAAGAGCAAGGCATTCAATTAATGCTTTCCTTACCGCAACTGTCGCAATCCCTTTACCTTTATGCTAAAAAAGCGATGGATGATGGCTTACTTGGTGATTTGACGACACTACGCTGTCGTATGGCGCACAACGGTGGTGTTCCAGCAGGCAACAAAAAGACTGGTTGGCTCCCTCCTCATTTTTATGACCCTCAGACGTGTGGTGGAGGAGCACTGATTGACCTAGGTGCACATCCGATTTACTTAAGCAATCGACTTGCTGGACCAGCTAAAGAGGTGTCAGCGCGCATGAGCAAGCATTTTGCTGATGAGGTCGAAGATCAAGCAGTCGTCACTGTACAGTACGAAAATGGTGCCATCGGAATTCTAGAGACGTCTTTCGTATCTTTCGGCAGTCCGTTTCTTTTAGAGCTTTATGGTACACACGGTGTCCTTTTAATGGAGGGTGAATCTGTGCGGTTAAACACCATTCACGGTGAAAAGCCAGGTGAATGGCAAGAAATTAAAGACCTTCCAGCACCAACGCGTATGCCTATGGAGCAATGGGCGGATCAAATTCTGCGTGCTACAGCACCAGATATCCAGCCGGAGGATATGATTGAGCTGACTCGAATGAATGAGGCAGCGTATACATCAAACTCTGCTGGAAAGCCGATCGCTGTTTCGCGATAA
- a CDS encoding organic hydroperoxide resistance protein — protein MKPLYTATATSQGGRDGHVRSSDGIINLDVSMPKELGGPGKEATNPEQLFAAGYAACFESAFRLVARKKKVTVPEDAKITAHATIGEDERDGGFKLAVKLEASVPGLADETVNELLQAAHEVCPYSKATSGNIDVELVTK, from the coding sequence ATGAAACCATTATATACAGCAACAGCGACGTCTCAAGGTGGACGAGACGGGCATGTGCGTTCATCAGACGGGATCATTAACCTAGATGTGTCGATGCCTAAAGAACTCGGAGGACCTGGTAAAGAAGCCACCAACCCGGAGCAGCTGTTTGCTGCCGGCTATGCTGCTTGCTTTGAAAGTGCGTTTCGTCTTGTAGCGAGAAAGAAAAAAGTAACCGTTCCCGAAGATGCAAAAATAACAGCCCATGCGACTATCGGTGAAGACGAGCGTGATGGTGGATTTAAGTTGGCAGTAAAGCTTGAAGCGAGTGTGCCGGGTCTTGCTGATGAAACAGTGAACGAATTATTACAAGCAGCCCATGAAGTATGCCCATACTCAAAAGCAACGAGTGGCAATATCGATGTTGAACTCGTGACGAAATGA